In one Bacillus sp. PK3_68 genomic region, the following are encoded:
- a CDS encoding sigma 54-interacting transcriptional regulator: MNAKSLESLVTMYKEILEKIDLGIHVIDPNERTVIYNKKMREIEGMDIEDVLDKNLMDVFNFGAAEESTLLQVLKSGESIQNVKQTYFNNRGQEITTINHTFPIEENGTVIGAVEIAKDVTKLEKMIQENMNKKEDIRYTFDQILGQSPLLKEAIETGKRAARTASSVLIVGEIGTGKELFAHSIHNGSPRADQTFLSQNCAALPDTLMETLLFGVEEQAGAEKRPGLLEQAHGGTILLDEIDCLSPALQTKLLKVIQEKKIRREGGKEDIPIDVRILATISEDPIDAIAAGSLRKDLYYRLSVVSVFIPPLRERKEDIDLLASAFIDKYNHLFGMNVASIDEEVRNYFLEYDWPGNIRELEHVIEGAMNLMDHEDAISFEHLPIQFRNKSGSHGLSSDLEKVESFLYQPDKAILPLDDYIQEAETYYITKALQHHDFNVTKTAKALGMSRQNLQYRIRKYNIVKNIANQ; encoded by the coding sequence ATGAATGCAAAAAGTTTAGAATCGCTAGTAACCATGTATAAAGAAATCTTAGAAAAGATCGACCTTGGTATTCATGTAATCGATCCCAATGAAAGAACAGTTATTTACAATAAAAAAATGCGGGAAATCGAGGGAATGGATATTGAGGATGTTCTCGATAAAAATCTAATGGATGTTTTTAACTTTGGGGCTGCCGAGGAAAGTACATTACTTCAGGTTTTGAAATCAGGAGAAAGCATCCAAAACGTTAAACAAACTTATTTTAATAATAGAGGACAAGAAATCACCACCATTAACCACACTTTTCCTATTGAAGAGAACGGAACTGTTATCGGCGCAGTAGAGATCGCAAAAGATGTGACGAAGCTCGAAAAGATGATACAAGAAAATATGAATAAAAAAGAGGACATCCGCTATACATTTGATCAGATCCTTGGGCAAAGCCCCCTGCTCAAGGAAGCGATTGAAACAGGCAAGCGGGCCGCCCGCACTGCCTCTTCAGTTCTAATCGTCGGCGAGATTGGGACTGGAAAAGAACTATTTGCCCATAGCATTCATAATGGCAGCCCACGGGCTGACCAAACCTTCCTTTCACAAAATTGCGCCGCACTTCCGGATACACTAATGGAAACTTTGCTATTCGGCGTGGAAGAACAGGCAGGAGCAGAGAAGCGTCCAGGGTTATTGGAACAAGCACATGGAGGGACAATTTTACTTGATGAAATTGATTGCCTGAGTCCCGCCCTACAAACAAAGCTTTTAAAAGTTATCCAGGAAAAGAAAATACGCCGGGAAGGCGGAAAAGAAGATATTCCTATCGATGTCCGCATTCTTGCCACTATTAGCGAAGACCCCATTGATGCCATTGCAGCCGGAAGCTTAAGAAAAGATCTGTATTACCGTTTAAGCGTTGTCTCAGTTTTCATTCCGCCTTTAAGAGAACGGAAAGAAGACATTGATTTGCTCGCTTCAGCTTTTATCGACAAATACAATCACTTATTCGGCATGAACGTAGCCTCTATTGACGAGGAAGTAAGAAACTACTTCCTGGAATATGACTGGCCAGGAAACATCCGAGAATTAGAACATGTTATTGAAGGTGCCATGAACTTAATGGATCATGAAGATGCCATTTCTTTTGAACACCTCCCTATCCAATTTCGCAACAAATCCGGCAGTCACGGCCTATCAAGTGACTTAGAGAAAGTAGAGAGCTTTCTTTATCAACCTGATAAAGCGATTTTGCCGCTTGATGATTATATCCAAGAAGCGGAAACATACTATATTACAAAAGCATTGCAGCATCACGATTTCAATGTGACGAAAACAGCGAAAGCTCTCGGTATGAGCCGTCAAAATTTACAATATCGCATTCGTAAATATAATATTGTAAAAAACATTGCCAACCAGTAA
- the yugI gene encoding S1 domain-containing post-transcriptional regulator GSP13 — MGNQIEQGQIITGKVTGIQPYGAFIALDNGTQGLVHISEITHGFVKDIHDYLQVGEEVKVKVMSVNKDEGKISLSIRATEEAKPAAVQPVRRLKIAEDSEGFNTLKDKLQEWIDQSGEGK; from the coding sequence ATGGGAAATCAGATTGAACAAGGACAAATTATTACAGGAAAGGTAACAGGAATCCAGCCTTATGGGGCGTTTATTGCGCTGGATAACGGTACACAGGGGCTCGTCCATATTTCAGAAATTACTCATGGATTTGTCAAGGACATTCATGATTACCTTCAGGTCGGGGAAGAAGTAAAGGTAAAGGTGATGTCCGTTAACAAAGATGAGGGGAAAATTAGCTTATCTATCCGGGCAACCGAAGAAGCAAAGCCAGCTGCTGTTCAGCCGGTCCGTCGCTTGAAAATTGCTGAAGACAGTGAAGGCTTTAATACGTTAAAAGATAAGCTGCAAGAATGGATCGATCAGTCGGGAGAAGGAAAATAA
- a CDS encoding FMN-binding glutamate synthase family protein — protein MSLTSGLIIALIIFLALVIVVPVGLFIYIYIKDDRQKQHAILRNFPVIGKVRYFTEHIGPELRQYLFEGDNEAKPFSRKEYQDIVKAGKYKERLVGFGSKRDFNEEGFFIRNTLFPKQREEMKVDNTEKIKTHVYKVDSDNLFTRKEHSEERLVDPYYLREEDAIILGEKTCRHPFKLRGQVGQSGMSFGALGERAITALSKGLGLAGGTWMNTGEGGLSEYHLEGGPDIIMQIGPDLFGVRKPSGEFSWEEFKKKSEIENVKAFELKLAQGAKTRGGHVEGEKVTEKIAAIRLVEPGKTINSPNRFYEFDDVPSMFDFVEQLRSVGGKPVGIKIVVGDLDALENMISYMKESGKGPDFITVDGGEGGTGATFQELADTVGLPIMSALPVLDEMLKRYEIRDRVKIIASGKLITPDKIAIALAMGADLVNIARGFMISVGCIMAQVCHNNTCPVGVATTDEKLQDGLVVEEKYYRVCNYVISLREGLYNLAAAAGIDSPTKFERKHIVYKDELGRLMPLEDIIIAAERAQRKKEA, from the coding sequence ATGAGTTTAACATCAGGATTAATTATTGCTCTTATTATTTTTCTCGCATTAGTTATTGTGGTGCCTGTCGGTCTCTTTATCTATATTTATATTAAAGATGATCGACAGAAGCAGCATGCTATTTTGCGTAACTTCCCAGTTATCGGTAAAGTGAGGTACTTTACCGAGCATATTGGCCCCGAGCTGCGGCAATATTTATTCGAAGGCGATAATGAAGCAAAGCCTTTTTCGAGAAAAGAATACCAGGATATTGTGAAAGCCGGGAAGTATAAAGAGCGGCTCGTTGGATTCGGCTCAAAGCGTGATTTTAATGAGGAAGGTTTTTTTATACGCAATACCTTATTTCCGAAGCAGCGTGAAGAAATGAAAGTGGATAATACTGAAAAGATAAAAACACATGTATATAAAGTGGACTCTGACAATTTATTTACCCGCAAGGAACACAGTGAGGAACGTTTGGTCGATCCCTATTATTTGAGAGAGGAAGACGCGATCATCCTTGGCGAGAAAACATGCCGTCATCCATTTAAATTGCGAGGCCAGGTTGGCCAATCGGGGATGAGTTTTGGAGCGCTTGGCGAAAGAGCGATCACGGCTCTCTCCAAAGGTCTAGGTCTTGCCGGCGGCACTTGGATGAATACAGGGGAAGGTGGCTTGTCCGAATATCATCTTGAAGGCGGTCCGGATATCATTATGCAGATTGGCCCTGATCTATTCGGTGTGCGGAAACCAAGTGGTGAATTTTCGTGGGAAGAGTTTAAAAAGAAAAGTGAGATAGAGAATGTGAAAGCGTTCGAATTAAAATTAGCCCAAGGAGCCAAAACACGAGGCGGTCATGTGGAAGGTGAGAAAGTTACAGAAAAGATTGCTGCTATCCGCCTTGTAGAACCAGGAAAAACGATTAACAGTCCAAACCGTTTCTATGAGTTTGATGATGTGCCGTCAATGTTCGATTTTGTTGAGCAGCTGCGTTCCGTGGGAGGTAAGCCGGTTGGTATCAAAATTGTTGTTGGAGACCTTGATGCACTGGAAAATATGATTTCCTATATGAAAGAAAGCGGCAAAGGGCCTGACTTTATTACAGTAGATGGCGGTGAGGGTGGAACAGGTGCTACTTTCCAGGAACTAGCTGATACAGTTGGCTTGCCGATTATGTCTGCTCTGCCGGTTCTTGATGAAATGTTAAAAAGATACGAGATTCGTGACAGAGTAAAGATTATCGCTTCGGGAAAACTCATTACTCCTGACAAGATAGCCATTGCGCTCGCTATGGGAGCGGATCTTGTTAACATCGCCCGCGGATTTATGATTAGTGTTGGTTGCATTATGGCTCAAGTATGCCACAATAATACATGCCCAGTTGGCGTAGCTACAACTGATGAAAAGCTGCAGGACGGATTAGTCGTTGAGGAGAAGTATTATCGTGTGTGTAACTATGTGATATCGCTCCGAGAAGGACTATATAATCTGGCAGCAGCTGCAGGGATTGATTCTCCAACGAAATTTGAACGCAAACATATTGTTTACAAAGATGAACTTGGGCGGCTTATGCCGCTCGAGGATATTATTATAGCGGCAGAACGGGCGCAACGAAAAAAAGAAGCATAA
- a CDS encoding NAD(P)H-binding protein, which yields MEVIVIGADSQVGQFVIKHLRERGHRAIAVINEENKVPDMKKLGASRVETNGRGDFTSAFLGCDAVIFISDSSPKTGAGKTVLVDHRAVIDAVQAAKKNGVKRFIMMSAVRAGENATDSGEMIGAKDMPDELVKEESIVHTVIRPAQMTDEPGRGTVTIASSVAKKDKIPREDMAAVLVAALESEAAFNQVFEVASGDTTISEAIHTLA from the coding sequence ATGGAAGTTATCGTAATCGGTGCAGACAGTCAGGTTGGCCAATTTGTTATTAAACACTTAAGGGAGAGAGGCCATCGAGCGATTGCTGTAATCAACGAGGAAAACAAAGTGCCCGATATGAAAAAGCTTGGCGCCTCCAGGGTAGAAACGAATGGCCGGGGAGATTTCACCTCTGCTTTTTTAGGGTGCGATGCTGTTATTTTCATTTCTGATTCCAGTCCGAAAACAGGAGCGGGCAAGACTGTTTTGGTGGACCATCGTGCTGTCATTGATGCTGTTCAGGCTGCAAAGAAAAATGGAGTTAAACGTTTTATTATGATGAGCGCTGTACGGGCAGGAGAGAATGCAACAGACAGCGGCGAAATGATTGGGGCAAAGGATATGCCGGATGAATTAGTTAAGGAAGAATCGATTGTGCATACAGTCATCCGACCGGCACAAATGACAGATGAGCCTGGCAGGGGAACCGTAACGATCGCAAGTTCAGTTGCGAAGAAGGATAAGATTCCCCGCGAAGACATGGCCGCTGTATTGGTAGCTGCACTTGAAAGTGAAGCAGCCTTTAACCAGGTATTTGAAGTAGCTAGCGGTGATACTACAATTAGCGAGGCCATACATACTCTCGCATAA
- a CDS encoding aminotransferase, with translation MLGTKSYIAKSVESMRPSGIRKFFDLAAGMEGVISLGVGEPDFVTSWSAREAAILSLERGLTSYTANAGLLELREEIAKYVSSRFYVPYDAEEEIILTVGASQALDLALRAILDPGDEVVIVEPCFVSYSPLVELAGGKTVTVETTSEQQFKLQAAALEEAITPRTKALLLCSPNNPTGAQLDKEDLEAIATIVKKHDLLVIADEIYAELAYDVPHTSIASLEGMRERTILINGFSKGFAMTGWRLGFICAPAELAAAMLKIHQYAMMCASTPAQYAALEALKAGMNDVEEMKKDYRRRRNYIVQSFNEMGLDCHTPGGAFYVFPSIQSTGLTSEEFAEELLKKEKVAVVPGSVFGNSGEGFIRCSYASSMEQLQEAVRRINHFINR, from the coding sequence ATGTTAGGAACAAAAAGCTATATTGCTAAGTCGGTAGAATCAATGAGACCCTCAGGAATTCGCAAATTTTTTGATTTAGCTGCAGGAATGGAAGGCGTAATCTCTCTTGGAGTAGGAGAACCTGATTTCGTTACTTCGTGGTCAGCACGGGAAGCAGCTATTTTATCACTAGAGCGTGGCTTGACTTCCTATACAGCGAACGCCGGCCTTCTGGAACTACGGGAAGAAATAGCGAAGTATGTGAGCAGTCGTTTTTATGTTCCTTACGATGCTGAAGAGGAAATTATCCTCACGGTCGGTGCCAGCCAGGCGCTTGACTTAGCATTGCGTGCTATTCTTGACCCAGGCGATGAGGTGGTCATCGTAGAGCCTTGCTTCGTTTCTTATTCCCCGCTTGTTGAACTGGCAGGTGGAAAAACAGTGACAGTTGAAACAACCAGCGAGCAGCAGTTTAAATTGCAGGCAGCAGCACTTGAGGAGGCAATTACCCCGAGAACAAAAGCGTTGCTGCTTTGTTCGCCTAATAATCCAACGGGAGCCCAGCTTGACAAGGAGGACTTAGAGGCGATTGCAACGATTGTTAAGAAACACGACTTACTAGTTATCGCTGATGAAATCTATGCAGAACTTGCTTATGATGTCCCCCATACCTCCATTGCCAGCTTGGAAGGCATGAGAGAACGGACGATTTTGATTAATGGTTTTTCAAAAGGCTTTGCAATGACGGGATGGAGGCTTGGGTTTATTTGTGCTCCGGCTGAACTTGCAGCAGCTATGCTCAAGATTCATCAATATGCCATGATGTGTGCCTCTACGCCTGCCCAATATGCAGCGCTGGAAGCATTAAAAGCGGGAATGAATGATGTGGAAGAGATGAAAAAAGACTACCGGCGTCGACGTAATTATATTGTCCAGTCTTTTAATGAGATGGGATTAGATTGTCATACACCGGGAGGAGCCTTTTATGTGTTTCCATCTATTCAAAGCACCGGTTTAACGTCAGAGGAATTCGCAGAAGAATTGTTAAAGAAAGAAAAAGTAGCCGTCGTACCTGGCTCCGTCTTTGGAAACAGCGGTGAAGGTTTTATTCGCTGTTCCTATGCTTCTTCAATGGAGCAGCTGCAGGAAGCGGTAAGACGGATCAATCATTTTATTAATAGATAA
- a CDS encoding Lrp/AsnC family transcriptional regulator, protein MKIDNSEREILEILEKDARLNASDISKMIGKKEEEVRTMIKRLEEARVLVHYTALVDWSKDEDDQRVTAMIDVKVTPKRGVGFHDTAERIYRFKEVSSVYLMSGAYDLSVTVEGKSMNEVARFVSEKLSVLEEVVSTTTHFQLKKYKHDGRVFEEKQTDNRIVVSP, encoded by the coding sequence GTGAAAATAGACAATAGCGAACGAGAGATACTAGAAATCCTCGAAAAAGATGCTCGTCTGAATGCATCTGATATTAGTAAGATGATAGGGAAAAAAGAAGAAGAAGTAAGAACTATGATCAAAAGATTAGAAGAAGCCAGGGTGCTTGTTCATTATACAGCTCTTGTAGATTGGTCTAAAGATGAAGATGATCAGCGGGTAACAGCAATGATTGATGTGAAAGTAACACCGAAACGAGGGGTGGGCTTTCATGATACAGCGGAAAGGATTTACCGGTTTAAAGAAGTAAGTTCCGTATATTTAATGTCAGGAGCTTACGATTTATCGGTAACGGTAGAAGGAAAGTCAATGAACGAAGTAGCCCGATTTGTTTCTGAAAAATTATCAGTTCTGGAAGAGGTCGTTTCTACCACTACGCATTTCCAGCTGAAGAAATATAAGCATGACGGCAGAGTCTTCGAAGAAAAGCAAACTGATAATAGAATCGTGGTGTCTCCATAA
- a CDS encoding amino acid permease, translating into MAIQQERSIPEPGQEEQKLKRGLKSRHLTMISIGGAIGTGLFLGSGAAIHTAGPGGALLAYALVGAMVFFVMTSLGEMSAFMPVSGAFSTYGTKFVDPAFGFALGWTYWFNWAMTIAAELTASTMIMKFWFPDSPSLLWSMSFLALIFLLNYLSVKGYGEGEYWFSFIKVSAVIIFIIVGLLMIFGIMGGEVIGFKNFTVDEAPFSGGFLGVFIVFVAAGFSFQGTEIVGVAAGESEDPAKNVPKAIKSVFWRILLFYVLAIFVIGLIIPYTNPNLQSENVMVSPFTMVFEKAGLAFAASLMNAVVLTAVLSAGNSSLYASTRMLYSMAKEGQAPQLFAKLNKRGVPVAAIILTCVVGMLAFFSSIFGDGIVYVWLMNSIGITGFIFWLGISISHYRFRKAFLAQGHSLDELPYKAKWYPFGPIFAIVVGLIVILAQNFQAFLADKIDWGSVVAAYMGIPLFLLLWFGYKFIKKTKVVPLQECEFDFADEEKHN; encoded by the coding sequence ATGGCTATACAACAAGAGCGCAGCATCCCAGAGCCTGGGCAAGAAGAACAAAAGTTAAAGAGAGGCTTAAAGTCCCGCCATCTAACGATGATCTCTATCGGTGGGGCAATCGGTACCGGGCTGTTTCTTGGAAGCGGTGCCGCGATTCATACGGCAGGTCCTGGAGGAGCCCTACTTGCTTATGCGTTAGTCGGGGCCATGGTATTCTTCGTTATGACCAGTCTAGGAGAAATGTCTGCTTTTATGCCGGTTAGCGGTGCGTTTAGCACGTACGGGACAAAGTTTGTTGACCCTGCGTTTGGATTTGCGTTAGGTTGGACGTACTGGTTTAACTGGGCCATGACTATTGCCGCTGAGTTAACCGCTTCCACAATGATTATGAAGTTCTGGTTTCCGGACAGTCCTTCCTTGTTATGGAGCATGTCATTCTTAGCTCTTATCTTCCTCTTGAATTATTTATCTGTTAAAGGATACGGAGAAGGAGAGTATTGGTTTTCTTTCATTAAGGTATCCGCTGTTATTATTTTCATTATCGTAGGCCTATTAATGATTTTTGGTATTATGGGTGGCGAAGTGATCGGGTTTAAAAACTTCACCGTAGATGAAGCACCTTTCTCCGGTGGCTTTCTCGGGGTGTTTATTGTTTTCGTTGCTGCCGGTTTCTCGTTTCAAGGAACAGAAATCGTCGGTGTGGCTGCTGGTGAAAGTGAAGACCCAGCGAAAAATGTACCTAAAGCGATTAAAAGTGTATTCTGGAGAATTCTTCTTTTCTACGTGTTGGCGATCTTTGTTATCGGGCTTATCATCCCGTATACAAACCCAAATTTACAAAGTGAAAACGTTATGGTCAGCCCGTTTACAATGGTGTTTGAAAAAGCCGGACTTGCCTTTGCTGCTTCATTGATGAATGCTGTTGTTTTGACAGCGGTTTTATCTGCCGGAAATTCAAGTCTATATGCATCGACTCGTATGTTATATTCAATGGCTAAAGAGGGACAAGCCCCACAACTTTTTGCCAAGCTGAACAAACGCGGTGTGCCTGTTGCAGCGATCATCTTAACATGTGTGGTCGGTATGCTTGCCTTTTTCTCATCCATTTTTGGCGATGGTATCGTATACGTATGGCTGATGAACTCTATTGGTATTACAGGTTTTATTTTCTGGCTCGGGATCTCTATCAGTCATTATCGCTTCCGGAAAGCATTTTTAGCGCAAGGACATTCTTTAGACGAACTTCCATATAAGGCAAAATGGTATCCATTCGGACCAATTTTTGCTATCGTGGTAGGCTTAATTGTCATTCTTGCTCAAAACTTCCAGGCGTTCCTTGCTGATAAAATTGACTGGGGCAGTGTAGTAGCCGCTTATATGGGAATTCCACTCTTCCTTCTCTTGTGGTTTGGATATAAATTTATTAAGAAAACAAAAGTAGTTCCGCTTCAAGAATGTGAGTTTGATTTTGCGGATGAAGAAAAGCATAACTAA
- a CDS encoding DUF1871 family protein produces the protein MNKDIEANRKFDRILREWDPFKEGGDFYDTEVADAIQAVHQLDDKEALTQRIKEIYEFSFEKPLSVESCQKVAEQLLQIKNEDSCEL, from the coding sequence ATGAATAAGGACATTGAAGCAAATAGAAAGTTTGACCGCATTCTCCGTGAATGGGATCCATTTAAAGAAGGCGGCGATTTTTACGATACAGAAGTGGCTGATGCGATTCAAGCTGTGCATCAATTGGACGATAAGGAAGCGTTAACGCAAAGAATTAAAGAAATTTATGAATTTTCATTTGAAAAGCCACTTTCGGTGGAAAGTTGTCAAAAGGTAGCAGAACAATTGCTGCAAATAAAAAATGAAGATTCTTGTGAGTTGTAA